ATTACCCCCTGTCCCTGCATCCTTGGCCCATCCTTTTCACGGGTCCTTCTCTGTAGCATGTGGAACACAAACTCTTCCCATCCTCAAAAAATACTTCCTTAACTCtggcctttttgttccattgttcTGCCACCTCCTTTCCCTTCACAGCCCAGAGAAGTGTCTGTGTTCTCGGTCCTGTTCTGCAGTCCTGTTCGCCTCTAACCTCTGCTCGTGTACTAGTCTAGTCTCTCCCACCTTACTGATGGGATCGCTGTGGGCCCAGTAGCTAAATTTGCAGACTACTCATCTTTCCTGATCTCTCTGATGTAGGGTGTGTCTCTCGTATTTTGGGGGCAGCATCCGTAATTGGACCAAATCTGGGGTCTTCCATCTGTAGCCATTACACCCCTTTGTTTCTGCTGCACCCATAGGTGCCCCATAGGACCCCCTGCAAGTGGCCAGGTCCTGCCTCTTCTCTGGGATAGTGCCCCTATAGACAGTGCTCCCAGGCCCTTGGCTCCTAACAGCTCATTCTCTGAGGGCTCTCTAGACTGAGCCTTGACCCTGCAGAAGCACAGGGTCTGTGTCACTGCCCTGGCCCCCTGCCATGCAGGTACCCAGTTATCCTGTCTATCGAGGACCACTGCAGCATCGCCCAGCAGAGGAACATGGCCCAGTACTTCAAGAAGGTACTCGGGGACACACTGCTCACCAAGCCTGTGGACATTGCTGCCGATGGGCTCCCCTCACCCAACCAGCTCAAGAGGAAGATCCTTATCAAGGTAGGGCTTGGGGGCCAGTAGGGGGCCCCACACTTCCCAACACTTATCCCTGGCCATCCGTCCAGCTCTTGGTAGGCTGGGTGAGTTGGTGGGGCTCGGCTGGGGCATGCTGTGCATGTCCTGGCCTGACCCCCACAGCACAAGAAGCTGGCTGAGGGCAGTGCCTATGAGGAGGTGCCTGCGTCCGTGATGTACTCTGAAAATGACATCAGCAACTCCATCAAGAATGGCATTCTCTACCTGGAGGACCCCGTGAACCATGTGAGGGCCAGGCTGGGCATGGCGGAGGGGGCCAGGCAGCGAGAGGACTCTGTTCATGAGCCCCCCCTTTCGGTCCCTCCCAGGAGTGGTATCCCCACTACTTTGTCCTGACCAGCAGCAAGATCTACTACTCTGAGGAAACCAGCAGTGACCAGGGCAACGAGGATGAAGAGGAGCCCAAGGAGGTGCGGGGCCAGcccggggctgggggctgggctggggtcagAGTCACCGAGCATCTttgccctgccctcccccagcagGTCAGCGGCAGCGCAGAGCTGCACTCCAATGAGAAGTGGTTCCACGGGAAGCTTGGGGCCGGACGGGACGGGCGGCACATTGCTGAGCGCCTGCTCACTGAGTACTGCGTTGAGACTGGGGCCCCCGACGGTTCCTTCCTGGTGCGCGAGAGCGAGACCTTCGTGGGCGACTACACCCTCTCTTTCTGGTAACCCCTCCCCTGGGGCATGTGCACGTGGACACAGCTCCCCAGAGAGAGCCACCGTCCGTGGCTTGTCTTCTGTTCCAGGCTTTCATGTGAAGCATGATTTCATCGCCtgtacacgcacacacgcacgcacatgcTTTCCTGTCAGTGGGAAGGCCCTCCTGCAGGACTGCCCTGCACCTAAGCTCCCTAGGAGGTCCGCCCCCTGCTTTGAGACTGGGTGCCTCACTCGTGTGGAGTGTGGTGTTCGGGGCCCAGCCCGTGTTTCACTGCCTCCCTGTCTTCCCTCAGGCGGAACGGCAAAGTCCAGCACTGCCGCATCCACTCCCGGCAAGACGCCGGGACCCCCAAGTTCTTCCTGACAGACAACCTGGTCTTTGACTCGCTCTATGACCTTATCACACACTACCAGCAAGTTCCCCTGCGCTGCAACGAATTCGAGATGCGCCTCTCGGAGCCTGTCCCACAGACCAATGCCCACGAGAGCAAAGAGTGAGGGAGGGGCCTGGGATGGGGCAGGGACCTGGGGCTGAGGCCCAGGGCCTGACTCGGGCCTGTCTGCAGGTGGTACCACGCCAGCCTAACCCGAGCGCAAGCCGAGCACATGCTGATGCGTGTTCCCCGGGACGGGGCCTTCCTGGTGCGAAAACGCAATGAGCCCAACTCCTACGCCATCTCCTTCCGGTGAGGGATGTGGCCCTGGGCTGCTTGGTGGTGGTGTGGGCTTACGCCTGAGTCTGGGCTGCCCTGACCCTTTGTGACTGTTCTGTCAAGGGCTGAGGGCAAGATCAAGCATTGCCGTGTCCAGCAGGAGGGCCAGACAGTGATGCTGGGCAACTCGGAGTTTGACAGCCTGGTTGACCTCATCAGCTATTACGAGAAGCATCCGCTGTACCGTAAAATGAAGCTGCGCTATCCCATCAACGAGGAGGCGCTGGAGAAGATCGGCACTGCTGTGAGGACCCGGTGGTTGAGAGGGCATGGCAAATGGGGCCGAGGCCAGTGTGGCCCTGCAGAGACCCCCAGGCTGGTGCTGAGCAGGCCCCGAGTCTAACAGGCACGGGATGGTCTGGAGCGTGGCTAGGCGGCCTGGGTGTGGTAGGGAGCCCCGTAGGAGGGCTGCCTAGCCCAGCTGGGGGCCATGGTGGGGGTGCCAGGGAGTGTCTGAGCCGTGTCTGCAAGGATGGCCCAGGTTGGGTGGAGAGGTGGGGGCTGAACACTCCAGCAGAGAGCGCCCCATGTGCTGGACTGGGGTGAGGAGGTCCTGGAGCTCCCTCGGGGAGTGTAGGCCCACGGCTGGGGGCTGATCTGGTGGGGCACGGACGAGACTTGTCCCCAGGGCAGGGGACAGTGGAAGTGTGGCTGGGGGGGCAGCACCACAGGTGAGATTAGTGAGGGAGGAGGGCGGGACAGAGGCACAGGGGGTCACGGCCTGGGTAGAAGGCTGGGAGATCCACCTGAGACTCGTATCAGTAGACGCAGGTAGGCAGAGAGGACTGCCACGCCCGGGGGCCGGGGGCTTGGGGCAGAGAGGAGTGTGCTCGGTGAGTGAGCCACTGAACTGGAGCATGGAGCGTGTGCCTGGGGTCCCTGCTGCAGCTGTCTTGGGGACAGCCTGGCCTCCAGGTGCTGTGAAGTTTTAGAATCTTGAGATGGGGCTCCAGGGTGGGAACATGGAGAGAGAGGGGATGAGGCCCCTGGTGGACCAGATGCCAGTCGAGGGGCACATGGAAGCCAGCAGCTGCTTCTATCTCTGGGCATTAGCATATCCCATTCCCTCCTGTTTCAGGAGCCTGACTACGGGGCCCTGTATGAGGGGCGCAATCCTGGCTTCTACGTGGAGGCAAACCCTATGCCGACTTTCAAGGTATACAGCCTCGGGCCTCCGAGCGCAGGAAGCTGGGGAGGGTTCCcagctgcctggggcttgcatCTCTGCTCAGACCCATCTGTGGTCTTTGTGGAGAAGTGGTGTTTGTGGTTTTCCGAGGCCTGAGAGGTGGTGAGAGATGTGTGGTTGGTGTCTGACCACAGCTCTCCCGGGgccacccccctccccacctgtccCTGGGGGTCGACACTGACCCTTCCCGACTGCTCCTCAGGGTGACCCTCTGTTTCCTCCCCGAACAggagcagggcaggggcagggcacaCTGCCAGTAAGCTTGGTTCTTTGCCGCTTGTGCCCTCACTTCGTGGAGATCTGTCAGACcagatcttcctctttttgcCTTTTTACCTAAGGGCTAAGGATGTATGTCCTATTCCTCCCCCTATTCCCTCAGTAGCCAGGGAGCCTAGGAACAGGACAAATGATGGGGTCCTGGCCATGTGCACAGGCTTCCAGGCCCCAGGAGAGGTGCTCAGGGCACCCCCCGCCCACTCCTTCCTAGTCAGCTAGCCCTCACTCTTGGGGTCAGGTTCTCCCTGTGGCCCAGGGCAGGGGCCTGCGAGGTTCCACCTGGGCCCTGAGGCCCCGGCCCTGTCCACAGTCACGTCTGCCCTGGAGCCTCTGCGGGGCCAGTGGTGGGGATGTGGCCTGGGTGGGTGGCTGGCAGTGGCACCTCCTGCTGTCTTGCCCCTGCTGGGAAGCCTGTGCTTACACGAGCCCCATGTCAGGAGAGTGGCAGGGAGGGACTGTCTGCCCCAAGTGGTCCCTGTCCTCTGCAGTGTGCGGTCAAAGCCCTCTTTGACTACAAGGCCCAGAGAGAGGATGAGCTGACTTTCACCAAGAGTGCCATTATCCAGAATGTGGAGAAGCAAGAGGGAGGCTGGTGAGCTTGATCCCTGGGGCCGGAGAGCCCATGGTACGGTGGGCCAGGAGTCAGGGGCCTCTGGGGTGTGGACCGAGGGTCCGGGAGGCATGGGCTCGGCCATTTGTGGAGAATCTGTGCCTCTCACGCACGAGCAGTGCCTGCCTAGTAGGGGGGGGGTACCCTGACAAAGGATACCCTTCTCGTGGGACTTTGGGGTGGTGGTTGGGGTTAGCGGCCTATGGCTTCCACAGGTGGCGGGGGGACTATGGCGGGAAGAAACAGCTATGGTTCCCATCCAACTACGTGGAAGAGATggtcagccctgcagccctggagcCTGAGAGGGAGGTGAGACCCGAGCCCTGGGGGAGGGACCGGGTCCCCTCCCGACTCTTTCCTGTGCACTGTCACTCCCCTGTGGCCTCCATGGTCTGAAGCACGTGCCATGTTCATGTagctgtgtgtgtatttgtaagaCGTTTTTGTCACGGGCACATAGGCATGCTGTCACATGCATGTGTACCACAGACGTGCTGATGGTCCCATGGGCTTTGCTTCCCACAGCACTTGGACGAGAACAGCCCCCTAGGGGACTTGCTGAGGGGGGTCTTGGATGTGCCAGCTTGTCAGATTGGTGAGCGCCTGTCCCCTACTCTCGCCCACTGTTCCTCAGGGTCTGACCCTCCCCTGTGGCTCTCGCCATGCTCTGAGGAGGCAGCTGAGGGCTGGACCCCTAGAGGCTGCCTGTACTCTGAGCTCCCCCCCATTGGACTCCCAGGCTCCCTTCCTCACCCCCTGTTTTACCTCCTTCATGCTCACCCTGTCTGCCAGGCctgtggatgatgctgatggccAGGTGACCTTTTTAATCCTAATGGTCCAGAGTGTGACACGGGTGCAAGTGACACAAGCTAGAGGCCCACCAGTCGTGGTGGTGACTTATCTCTGAGCTACAGCATCCTCAGCTGTAGAACGGGCCTGGAGGCAGTGCCACCTCCCTCGTGGGGCACAAGAAGGAAGACAGGCTGTGAGGGGACTCCAAGCCAGTGCCTGGGGTGTGGCGTGGGGGACAGAGAAATGTCTGATCCCAGCTCCTCTCCTCTCGCTCTCCCAGCCATCCGCCCTGAGGGCAAGAACAGCCGGCTCTTCGTCTTCTCCATCAGCATGGCGTCAGTGGCACACTGGTCCCTGGATGTTGCTGCTGACTCACAGGAGGAGCTGCAGGACTGGGTGAAAAAGATCCGTGAGGTGGCGCAGACCGCAGATGCCAGGGTGAGACCCTGCTGGAGCCCTGGGGGCCAGTGGGCCTGGGGTGAGCAGGCAGACAGCGATGTGGCATGTTCAGGGTGCACTGAGTTTGAGACACCTGAGGGACCTCCAAGTGCGTCTGCTGAGTGGGCAGCTGGATACACAAGGGTGGGTAGGAGAAGTCCTGGGCTCGAAGCAGGAGCGTGGGAGGGATGGGGTGGCATAGAGAAGGAGAGGAGCCCAGGAAGGGCAGGCCAGAGCGGCCAGAGGCAGAAGGAGGACTGGAGGTAGAGGCACCGTGATAAGGACCTGGAAGTGTCCACTGCGTTTGGCAGCAGTGGGTATCCCAAGAGCCATGTCAGCCCCATGCCAGGGTCAGATGGCAGTGGGCATTAGCAGTGTGGGGTGGCAAGGGCCCACCTCCGCACAGGAGCACACGGGGCTGGGGCCCAGGCTCAAGCTTGGCCAGGAGGACCAGTCTCCTGAGGGAGGCAGGCCTCTCCCACTGAGcccagggaagagagagaagtaTTTGCAAGGGTCACAATCCCTACTAGGTAGCCATCTCCCCTTGTCATTTGGTGCAGGGTGGGGGGCTGCAGAACAGGTCTGTGGCTGCTTTGCAAGCCACGCAGAGAAGGGGTGGTGCCGAGGATTTGTCAGACATGGCCTGGAAGGACAAAGTACTGGCAGATCAGGTGGCTGAAGGGCTGGTCGCTGGGGTCTAGGCTGAAGAGGGAAGGAAGTCTGGGTATAGAAGCCCCGATGAGAGCCAGCGGGCCTCTAGGGGTAAGGGGACAACCTGGGGGTGCAGCTCAGATCTGGCTGTGGTAAGTAGGTGGTGGAATTGGCATTGCGGGACTGAGGTAGTGAGGCTTTTAGGCCAGGGTGGTGGAAGGATCATCTTTCGGGCatggaagacagaggcagaggcctAGACAGGCCCAGTGAGGCCACAGGGCAACCAGGAGGTGGCCTTTTTGTCTAGGGAGGCTGGGTGCAGCCAGCCCCAGTACCCTGAGGtgtcactggggcatgggtggTGGTGAGGATCCCACCCTCTGGGTCTCGATTCTGGGGTgaggctgaggacagaggcccttgTTTACGGTCCAGCAGGGTCTGGGCAGTGCAGgcgggcaggaggggcccagagcACCACGGTGGATGTGCCCAAGGCAGTGGGGGCCTCCTCCTTCTGGGCGGGGCTCCAGCGTCTTGTGTGTGTCCCAGCTCACTGAGGGGAAGATGATGGAACGGAGGAAGAAGATCGCCCTGGAGCTCTCGGAGCTTGTCGTCTACTGCCGGCCTGTGCCCTTTGACGAAGAGAGTAAGGAGTGAGGCCCAGGCAGGGTGCACATCTGTTGGGTGCCCTTTatatgggggtggggagctggccACCAGCATTGCCTGGGTGGCTGGGCTCTGTAAGTGTTCCTGTTTGGTCCAGAAATTGGCACAGAGCGTGCCTGCTACCGGGACATGTCATCGTTCCCGGAAACCAAGGCTGAGAAATACGTGAACAAGGCCAAAGGCAAGAAATTCCTCCAGTACAACCGGCTGCAGCTGTCCCGCATCTACCCCAAGGGCCAGCGTCTGGACTCCTCCAATTATGACCCCTTGCCCATGTGGATCTGCGGCAGTCAGCTGGTGGCCCTCAACTTCCAGACTCCAGGTGAGGAGGTGCCCTGGGGGCAGTAGGGCCCCGCCAAGCAGTTGGGCTGGAGTTCACTTACTCCGGCTTTCCCAGATAAGCCCATGCAGATGAACCAGGCCCTCTTCATGGCTGGCGGGCACTGTGGCTACGTGTTGCAGCCGAGCACCATGCGGGACGAGGCCTTCGACCCATTTGACAAGAGCAGCCTCCGCGGGCTCGAGCCATGTGCTATCTGCGTTGAGGTGAGTGACCTCATCTCAGGAGTCAAGGCTGGGGTGCTGGTGCATGTGACTGGAGAAGGGACACCAGGCTGTTCTCGATCTTGAGGAAGACATGACTGTCCTCTTGAGGGGGAGAGGCAGCTATGTGGAGCTGAGCTCTGTGGGGCACAGGGTGGAGCAGCTGGGCCAAGCATGGCCAGTTCTAAGCACTAAGAAGTCAGGTTATCCAGTGAGGCCAAGCTGTGGGAAGCCACTGCCTGGCAGCAATAGGCAGAGGACAGGCAGGAAGCCAGGGCCTGTGGTGAGCTAGGGCCTGCGCACAGGAACAAGCCAATGGCACTGACTAGGGTGAGCCTTTATCCAAGAGGGACCTCAAGCC
This sequence is a window from Manis pentadactyla isolate mManPen7 chromosome 5, mManPen7.hap1, whole genome shotgun sequence. Protein-coding genes within it:
- the PLCG1 gene encoding 1-phosphatidylinositol 4,5-bisphosphate phosphodiesterase gamma-1 isoform X7, with amino-acid sequence MAGAASPCANGCGPGAPSDAEVLHLCRSLEVGTVMTLFYSKKSQRPERKTFQVKLETRQITWSRGADKIEGAIDIREIKEIRPGKTSRDFDRYQEDPAFRPDQSHCFVILYGMEFRLKTLSLQATSEEEVNMWIKGLTWLMEDTSQAATPLQIERWLRKQFYSVDRNREDRISAKDLKNMLSQVNYRVPNMRFLRERLTDLEQRSSDITYGQFAQLYRSLMYSAQKTMDLPFLEASALRAGERPELCRVSLPEFQQFLLEYQGELWAVDRLQVQEFMFSFLRDPLREIEEPHFFLDEFVTFLFSKENSVWNSQLDAVCPDTMNNPLSHYWISSSHNTYLTGDQFSSESSLEAYARCLRMGCRCIELDCWDGPDGMPVIYHGHTLTTKIKFSDVLHTIKEHAFVASEYPVILSIEDHCSIAQQRNMAQYFKKVLGDTLLTKPVDIAADGLPSPNQLKRKILIKHKKLAEGSAYEEVPASVMYSENDISNSIKNGILYLEDPVNHEWYPHYFVLTSSKIYYSEETSSDQGNEDEEEPKEVSGSAELHSNEKWFHGKLGAGRDGRHIAERLLTEYCVETGAPDGSFLVRESETFVGDYTLSFWRNGKVQHCRIHSRQDAGTPKFFLTDNLVFDSLYDLITHYQQVPLRCNEFEMRLSEPVPQTNAHESKEWYHASLTRAQAEHMLMRVPRDGAFLVRKRNEPNSYAISFRAEGKIKHCRVQQEGQTVMLGNSEFDSLVDLISYYEKHPLYRKMKLRYPINEEALEKIGTAEPDYGALYEGRNPGFYVEANPMPTFKCAVKALFDYKAQREDELTFTKSAIIQNVEKQEGGWWRGDYGGKKQLWFPSNYVEEMVSPAALEPEREHLDENSPLGDLLRGVLDVPACQIAIRPEGKNSRLFVFSISMASVAHWSLDVAADSQEELQDWVKKIREVAQTADARLTEGKMMERRKKIALELSELVVYCRPVPFDEEKIGTERACYRDMSSFPETKAEKYVNKAKGKKFLQYNRLQLSRIYPKGQRLDSSNYDPLPMWICGSQLVALNFQTPDKPMQMNQALFMAGGHCGYVLQPSTMRDEAFDPFDKSSLRGLEPCAICVEVLGARHLPKNGRGIVCPFVELEVAGAEYDSTKQKTEFVVDNGLNPVWPAKSFHFQISNPEFAFLRFVVYEEDMFSDQNFLAQATFPVKGLKTGYRAVPLKNNYSEDLELASLLIKIDIFPAKQENGDLGPFSGASLRERGLDASGQLLHGRAREGSFEARYQQPFEDFRISQEHLADHFDSRERRAPRRTRVNGDNRP
- the PLCG1 gene encoding 1-phosphatidylinositol 4,5-bisphosphate phosphodiesterase gamma-1 isoform X4, whose protein sequence is MAGAASPCANGCGPGAPSDAEVLHLCRSLEVGTVMTLFYSKKSQRPERKTFQVKLETRQITWSRGADKIEGAIDIREIKEIRPGKTSRDFDRYQEDPAFRPDQSHCFVILYGMEFRLKTLSLQATSEEEVNMWIKGLTWLMEDTSQAATPLQIERWLRKQFYSVDRNREDRISAKDLKNMLSQVNYRVPNMRFLRERLTDLEQRSSDITYGQFAQLYRSLMYSAQKTMDLPFLEASALRAGERPELCRVSLPEFQQFLLEYQGELWAVDRLQVQEFMFSFLRDPLREIEEPHFFLDEFVTFLFSKENSVWNSQLDAVCPDTMNNPLSHYWISSSHNTYLTGDQFSSESSLEAYARCLRMGCRCIELDCWDGPDGMPVIYHGHTLTTKIKFSDVLHTIKEHAFVASEYPVILSIEDHCSIAQQRNMAQYFKKVLGDTLLTKPVDIAADGLPSPNQLKRKILIKHKKLAEGSAYEEVPASVMYSENDISNSIKNGILYLEDPVNHEWYPHYFVLTSSKIYYSEETSSDQGNEDEEEPKEVSGSAELHSNEKWFHGKLGAGRDGRHIAERLLTEYCVETGAPDGSFLVRESETFVGDYTLSFWRNGKVQHCRIHSRQDAGTPKFFLTDNLVFDSLYDLITHYQQVPLRCNEFEMRLSEPVPQTNAHESKEWYHASLTRAQAEHMLMRVPRDGAFLVRKRNEPNSYAISFRAEGKIKHCRVQQEGQTVMLGNSEFDSLVDLISYYEKHPLYRKMKLRYPINEEALEKIGTAEPDYGALYEGRNPGFYVEANPMPTFKCAVKALFDYKAQREDELTFTKSAIIQNVEKQEGGWWRGDYGGKKQLWFPSNYVEEMVSPAALEPEREHLDENSPLGDLLRGVLDVPACQIAIRPEGKNSRLFVFSISMASVAHWSLDVAADSQEELQDWVKKIREVAQTADARLTEGKMMERRKKIALELSELVVYCRPVPFDEEKIGTERACYRDMSSFPETKAEKYVNKAKGKKFLQYNRLQLSRIYPKGQRLDSSNYDPLPMWICGSQLVALNFQTPDKPMQMNQALFMAGGHCGYVLQPSTMRDEAFDPFDKSSLRGLEPCAICVEVLGARHLPKNGRGIVCPFVELEVAGAEYDSTKQKTEFVVDNGLNPVWPAKSFHFQISNPEFAFLRFVVYEEDMFSDQNFLAQATFPVKGLKTGYRAVPLKNNYSEDLELASLLIKIDIFPAKENGDLGPFSGASLRERGLDASGQLLHGRAREGSFEARYQQPFEDFRISQEHLADHFDSRERSGVITKTLAPHSWRDTSAQSLGRGAAGAIGHVGCSALSGTGWGWEEKQSLFW
- the PLCG1 gene encoding 1-phosphatidylinositol 4,5-bisphosphate phosphodiesterase gamma-1 isoform X9 → MAGAASPCANGCGPGAPSDAEVLHLCRSLEVGTVMTLFYSKKSQRPERKTFQVKLETRQITWSRGADKIEGAIDIREIKEIRPGKTSRDFDRYQEDPAFRPDQSHCFVILYGMEFRLKTLSLQATSEEEVNMWIKGLTWLMEDTSQAATPLQIERWLRKQFYSVDRNREDRISAKDLKNMLSQVNYRVPNMRFLRERLTDLEQRSSDITYGQFAQLYRSLMYSAQKTMDLPFLEASALRAGERPELCRVSLPEFQQFLLEYQGELWAVDRLQVQEFMFSFLRDPLREIEEPHFFLDEFVTFLFSKENSVWNSQLDAVCPDTMNNPLSHYWISSSHNTYLTGDQFSSESSLEAYARCLRMGCRCIELDCWDGPDGMPVIYHGHTLTTKIKFSDVLHTIKEHAFVASEYPVILSIEDHCSIAQQRNMAQYFKKVLGDTLLTKPVDIAADGLPSPNQLKRKILIKHKKLAEGSAYEEVPASVMYSENDISNSIKNGILYLEDPVNHEWYPHYFVLTSSKIYYSEETSSDQGNEDEEEPKEVSGSAELHSNEKWFHGKLGAGRDGRHIAERLLTEYCVETGAPDGSFLVRESETFVGDYTLSFWRNGKVQHCRIHSRQDAGTPKFFLTDNLVFDSLYDLITHYQQVPLRCNEFEMRLSEPVPQTNAHESKEWYHASLTRAQAEHMLMRVPRDGAFLVRKRNEPNSYAISFRAEGKIKHCRVQQEGQTVMLGNSEFDSLVDLISYYEKHPLYRKMKLRYPINEEALEKIGTAEPDYGALYEGRNPGFYVEANPMPTFKCAVKALFDYKAQREDELTFTKSAIIQNVEKQEGGWWRGDYGGKKQLWFPSNYVEEMVSPAALEPEREHLDENSPLGDLLRGVLDVPACQIAIRPEGKNSRLFVFSISMASVAHWSLDVAADSQEELQDWVKKIREVAQTADARLTEGKMMERRKKIALELSELVVYCRPVPFDEEKIGTERACYRDMSSFPETKAEKYVNKAKGKKFLQYNRLQLSRIYPKGQRLDSSNYDPLPMWICGSQLVALNFQTPDKPMQMNQALFMAGGHCGYVLQPSTMRDEAFDPFDKSSLRGLEPCAICVEVLGARHLPKNGRGIVCPFVELEVAGAEYDSTKQKTEFVVDNGLNPVWPAKSFHFQISNPEFAFLRFVVYEEDMFSDQNFLAQATFPVKGLKTGYRAVPLKNNYSEDLELASLLIKIDIFPAKENGDLGPFSGASLRERGLDASGQLLHGRAREGSFEARYQQPFEDFRISQEHLADHFDSRERRAPRRTRVNGDNRP
- the PLCG1 gene encoding 1-phosphatidylinositol 4,5-bisphosphate phosphodiesterase gamma-1 isoform X8, yielding MAGAASPCANGCGPGAPSDAEVLHLCRSLEVGTVMTLFYSKKSQRPERKTFQVKLETRQITWSRGADKIEGAIDIREIKEIRPGKTSRDFDRYQEDPAFRPDQSHCFVILYGMEFRLKTLSLQATSEEEVNMWIKGLTWLMEDTSQAATPLQIERWLRKQFYSVDRNREDRISAKDLKNMLSQVNYRVPNMRFLRERLTDLEQRSSDITYGQFAQLYRSLMYSAQKTMDLPFLEASALRAGERPELCRVSLPEFQQFLLEYQGELWAVDRLQVQEFMFSFLRDPLREIEEPHFFLDEFVTFLFSKENSVWNSQLDAVCPDTMNNPLSHYWISSSHNTYLTGDQFSSESSLEAYARCLRMGCRCIELDCWDGPDGMPVIYHGHTLTTKIKFSDVLHTIKEHAFVASEYPVILSIEDHCSIAQQRNMAQYFKKVLGDTLLTKPVDIAADGLPSPNQLKRKILIKHKKLAEGSAYEEVPASVMYSENDISNSIKNGILYLEDPVNHEWYPHYFVLTSSKIYYSEETSSDQGNEDEEEPKEQVSGSAELHSNEKWFHGKLGAGRDGRHIAERLLTEYCVETGAPDGSFLVRESETFVGDYTLSFWRNGKVQHCRIHSRQDAGTPKFFLTDNLVFDSLYDLITHYQQVPLRCNEFEMRLSEPVPQTNAHESKEWYHASLTRAQAEHMLMRVPRDGAFLVRKRNEPNSYAISFRAEGKIKHCRVQQEGQTVMLGNSEFDSLVDLISYYEKHPLYRKMKLRYPINEEALEKIGTAEPDYGALYEGRNPGFYVEANPMPTFKCAVKALFDYKAQREDELTFTKSAIIQNVEKQEGGWWRGDYGGKKQLWFPSNYVEEMVSPAALEPEREHLDENSPLGDLLRGVLDVPACQIAIRPEGKNSRLFVFSISMASVAHWSLDVAADSQEELQDWVKKIREVAQTADARLTEGKMMERRKKIALELSELVVYCRPVPFDEEKIGTERACYRDMSSFPETKAEKYVNKAKGKKFLQYNRLQLSRIYPKGQRLDSSNYDPLPMWICGSQLVALNFQTPDKPMQMNQALFMAGGHCGYVLQPSTMRDEAFDPFDKSSLRGLEPCAICVEVLGARHLPKNGRGIVCPFVELEVAGAEYDSTKQKTEFVVDNGLNPVWPAKSFHFQISNPEFAFLRFVVYEEDMFSDQNFLAQATFPVKGLKTGYRAVPLKNNYSEDLELASLLIKIDIFPAKENGDLGPFSGASLRERGLDASGQLLHGRAREGSFEARYQQPFEDFRISQEHLADHFDSRERRAPRRTRVNGDNRP